From the Malus domestica chromosome 17, GDT2T_hap1 genome, one window contains:
- the LOC103454328 gene encoding MDIS1-interacting receptor like kinase 2-like, producing the protein MMRFSAYCDKVCFLACLILSLQLNSSQKTVFASANSTEAEALLKWKASFQNQTENNLTSWMNANEAPCNTWIGVSCNSAGSVNRLNLTNSGIQGTLLEFPFMSLPNLAYVDLSYNELFDQIPPEISSLTKLIYFDVSYNQMSGKIPPEISLLTNLQVLHLNANKFNGSIPQEIGQLKFVYELALNYNNLEGSIPASMGNLSQLSSLTLSGNQLSGSIPPAIGNLSNLVELYLFDNYLSSPIPQSFGNLKNLTMVFLYNNTLSGSIPTSLGNLTNLVYLSLYDNKLSGTIPEEIGNLKFVVTLDLARNQLNGTIPSSFGNLSSLENLYLRGNQLSGSIPQEMENLMKLTLLDLGTNRFSGYLPRDICRGGLLQKFTAEKNEFTGPIPKSLKDCKSLVRVRLEGNQFTSNNISEDFGVYPNLQFVDLSHNNLHGEISHIWGQCPNLTTLRIAGNKLTGSIPSEIVNANKIQELDFSANHLVGVVPKDLGRLTSMLNLKLNGNQLSGSIPSEFGAFTELEHLDVSTNKLNGSIPSIVGELVRLNYLNLSNNNFSQEIPFQLGKLFHLSQLDLSRNLLGGKIPSEISNMQSLEWLNLSHNNLSGLIPATFDGMRGLLYIDVSYNRLQGPIPNNKAFQDGHSFEGNEGLCGNVVGLQSCNKHVSKRKNNRKLVFAIVFPILGVVLLAFLAIFFIGTRRKKEPETEKSDIHDEVFSISHFDGKKLYWEIICATNAFDSKFCIGKGGSGSVYMAKLPSGSIVAVKKLHQKLDSVETSQKEFHNEISALINTRHRNIVKLCGFCSNSQHSFLVYEYLEKGSLASILSKEDEAKELDWSRRVRIVQGVAHALSYMHHDCVPPIVHRDISSSNILLDYDYEPCVSDFGTAKLLNPDSSHWSSLAGTLGYVAPELAYTMKVTEKCDVYSFGVLALEVITGKRLGDLISSFSSPSACENKLLKDVLDQRLPPPTPEVANELTTIVRVAIACRHSQPQSRPTMHMVSQSLSFQTAASNGGPIITLEELIKI; encoded by the exons ATGATGAGATTTTCAGCTTATTGCGATAAAGTATGCTTTCTAGCTTGCCTTATCTTGTCTCTTCAGCTAAATTCATCACAAAAAACTGTTTTTGCTTCTGCCAATTCCACTGAAGCAGAAGCACTTCTCAAATGGAAAGCTAGCTttcaaaaccaaaccgaaaacaACCTGACCTCATGGATGAATGCAAATGAAGCTCCATGCAATACTTGGATTGGTGTTTCATGCAACTCAGCTGGAAGTGTCAACAGATTAAACCTCACCAATTCTGGTATACAAGGTACTCTACTTGAATTTCCATTCATGTCATTGCCTAATCTCGCATATGTTGATCTAAGCTACAACGAACTTTTTGATCAAATCCCACCTGAGATCAGTTCCCTCACCAAACTCATCTACTTTGATGTCTCTTATAATCAAATGTCTGGAAAAATCCCACCCGAAATCAGTCTTCTAACAAATCTTCAAGTCCTTCACCTAAATGCAAATAAGTTCAATGGCTCAATTCCTCAAGAAATAGGCCAACTTAAATTTGTCTATGAGCTAGCTCTAAACTATAATAATTTAGAGGGTTCAATTCCAGCTTCTATGGGTAATCTGAGCCAATTGAGCTCTTTGACACTCTCCGGAAACCAACTTTCGGGTTCTATTCCTCCTGCAATAGGAAACCTTTCAAACTTGGTTGAACTTTACCTGTTTGACAACTATTTATCAAGCCCAATCCCTCAGAGTTTCGGAAACTTGAAAAATCTAACCATGGTGTTCTTGTACAACAATACCCTTTCTGGTTCGATCCCAACTTCTTTGGGCAATTTGACAAACCTtgtttatctctctctctacgACAATAAACTTTCCGGTACTATTCCTGAAGAGAttggaaacttgaaatttgtTGTGACTCTAGACCTGGCCCGCAATCAGCTCAATGGAACCATTCCCTCTTCATTCGGCAACTTGAGCAGCCTAGAAAACCTATACCTCCGCGGCAACCAGCTATCTGGATCAATCCCCCAAGAGATGGAGAATCTAATGAAGTTGACGCTACTTGACTTGGGTACTAACCGATTTTCTGGTTATTTGCCTCGAGATATTTGTAGAGGTGGACTGCTACAAAAGTTTACTGCAGAGAAGAACGAGTTTACAGGTCCAATCCCGAAAAGCTTGAAAGATTGCAAGAGCTTAGTCAGAGTCCGTCTTGAAGGGAACCAATTTACAAGCAATAATATATCTGAAGACTTTGGCGTCTATCCGAATCTTCAGTTTGTAGACCTAAGCCACAACAACTTACATGGCGAAATCTCACACATATGGGGACAGTGTCCAAACTTAACAACCCTACGGATTGCGGGGAACAAGCTTACTGGTAGCATACCATCTGAGATTGTCAATgcaaataaaattcaagaactCGATTTTTCTGCGAATCATCTGGTTGGGGTGGTTCCCAAGGATTTGGGGAGATTGACTTCTATGCTGAACCTGAAGTTGAATGGCAATCAGCTTTCGGGTTCTATACCCTCAGAATTCGGAGCATTCACTGAACTCGAACATCTTGACGTGTCCACCAACAAGTTGAATGGGTCAATTCCAAGCATTGTTGGCGAATTGGTCCGTTTAAACTACTTGAATTTGAGCAACAACAATTTCAGTCAAGAAATTCCATTTCAGTTGGGGAAGTTATTTCACCTGTCACAGTTAGATTTAAGTCGTAACTTACTTGGCGGCAAGATACCATCAGAAATTAGCAATATGCAGAGCTTGGAGTGGCTGAATCTTTCCCACAATAATCTTTCCGGTCTCATTCCAGCAACGTTTGATGGAATGCGTGGCTTGTTGTACATAGACGTATCCTACAATCGCTTGCAGGGCCCCATccccaacaacaaagcatttcaAGATGGTCACAGCTTTGAAGGGAACGAAGGATTGTGTGGAAATGTTGTAGGTCTACAATCCTGCAATAAGCACGtctcaaaaagaaaaaacaacagAAAACTCGTGTTTGCAATCGTTTTCCCTATCTTGGGAGTAGTTTTACTTGCTTTCCTTGCAATTTTCTTCATCGgaacaagaagaaagaaagagccAGAAACAGAAAAGAGTGATATCCATGATGAAGTTTTTTCAATCTCTCATTTTGATGGAAAAAAATTGTATTGGGAGATCATATGTGCAACCAATGCTTTTGACTCCAAATTTTGCATTGGGAAGGGAGGATCCGGAAGTGTCTACATGGCAAAGCTACCATCAGGCAGCATAGTTGCAGTGAAGAAACTCCATCAAAAACTTGACAGCGTGGAGACATCACAGAAGGAGTTCCACAATGAAATAAGCGCACTAATCAATACACGACATCGAAACATTGTGAAACTTTGTGGTTTTTGTTCAAATTCACAGCACTCCTTTCTGGTCTATGAATATCTAGAAAAGGGTAGTCTGGCTTCAATCTTGAGCAAAGAAGACGAAGCAAAAGAATTGGATTGGAGTAGGAGGGTGAGAATTGTACAAGGCGTAGCTCATGCACTGTCTTACATGCATCATGATTGCGTGCCGCCAATTGTACACCGAGACATATCAAGCAGCAACATTTTACTCGATTACGACTATGAGCCTTGTGTTTCAGACTTCGGCACTGCTAAGCTTTTGAATCCAGACTCATCGCATTGGAGCTCCCTTGCAGGCACACTCGGATATGTGGCACCAG AGTTGGCCTACACAATGAAGGTAACCGAGAAATGTGACGTTTATAGCTTCGGAGTGCTAGCACTGGAAGTGATCACGGGAAAGCGACTAGGTGATTTAATCTCATCCTTTTCGTCTCCATCCGCGTGTGAAAACAAATTGCTGAAGGATGTATTAGACCAACGGCTTCCACCTCCTACACCTGAAGTTGCAAATGAACTGACAACCATTGTAAGGGTAGCAATCGCATGCAGGCATTCGCAACCGCAATCAAGGCCAACAATGCACATGGTTTCTCAGTCATTATCATTTCAAACTGCAGCTTCCAATGGAGGACCAATCATCACACTTGAAGAACTCATTAAGATTTAA